The Syngnathus typhle isolate RoL2023-S1 ecotype Sweden linkage group LG3, RoL_Styp_1.0, whole genome shotgun sequence genome window below encodes:
- the LOC133151474 gene encoding RNA-binding protein 20-like: protein MFNIEELVCIDTPVALYNLLMQSFHPLENSSPVSWSSLLVINNVPDTPTGPSEVKKLVQRFGTVVKTLELNNVVICEMETGAMALSVYKRFQRFPCIVQNNPLFFSRKPDPKTNTQTQVFSPNLHLREDIFENDEDRNTDAADQDKIAHSVELRKEHNILMGPQTVPIEDELAGENGSLVTQDHLNVLSESALEPDKKTDKENVGTTIAVSKSNKKDESANETILQTTVNATDLEKIHVGQCDSTDIAFSEFSKDTVEVDSGAETNHPRNKMAGSANEEVHLETEVGKAAYQIKESGGHKLVDAEVGLNTRESEKVDKEAKKEKEFRGRGRKMREQWVQKDSQRTKWDREQEERTIKERREMERKNEHGVLSSGLYESCRFETYKSNSNLGEQRISNKSDAELPKMDRVEDFDSFPLTMSEFVTVDEVGDVTDLNDFPLPPSPAASEKTTEQEKSQTKVPQDTHEVRPLDVIAQSKEKSDYPITDCQHQPMIIEDSITDFGHQRTISPGTSVSASSDVIGMLSCKIANPSTKTRHEFSPAVQKVVPTCQPETNETENILSAATECIIMIETLPTPPISSKTVIDDSLSDQHTMKVKITSGNITAEERKDKATAVVKSPLNEAQTVMENVQMREGTWMSFSSAEPGRHMMSDTPKVTEKKSEDKPRTETLMATDKTVHFDPSIPVGMEFLVPKTGFFCKACNRFFSGSKDTQITHCKSFKHFENVQKYLVTKRTKGQLY from the exons GTGGCACTCTACAATCTACTGATGCAGTCATTTCACCCATTG GAGAATTCATCTCCAGTTAGTTGGAGTAGCCTTTTGGTGATCAATAATGTTCCTGACACCCCCACTGGCCCCTCTGAAGTTAAGAAACTAGTTCAGCGTTTTGGGACTGTGGTCAAAACTCTGGAACTTAACAATGTG GTAATTTGTGAGATGGAAACTGGAGCCATGGCCCTGTCTGTCTACAAACGCTTCCAGAGGTTTCCATGCATTGTACAAAACAACCCTTTGTTCTTTTCACGCAAGCCTGACCCCAAAACTAACACACAGACTCAAGTATTTTCTCCAAACCTACATTTGCGTGAG gatatttttgaaaatgatgaAGACCGCAATACAGATGCAGCTGATCAAGATAAGATAGCACATTCTGTGGAGTTGAGAAAAGAGCACAATATATTAATGGGCCCTCAAACAGTGCCTATTGAAGATGAACTGGCTGGAGAAAATGGAAGCCTTGTCACTCAGGACCATTTGAATGTGCTGTCTGAATCTGCACTTGAACCAGACAAAAAGACTGACAAAGAGAATGTAGGAACTACTATAGCAGTCTCTAAGTCTAACAAGAAAGATGAATCAGCAAATGAGACTATTTTGCAGACAACTGTAAATGCAACCGATTTAGAAAAGATTCATGTTGGTCAATGTGATTCTACAGATATTGCATTTTCAGAGTTTTCTAAG GATACTGTAGAGGTGGACAGTGGAGCAGAAACAAATCACCCTCGAAATAAAATGGCAGGCTCTGCAAATGAAGAAGTTCATCTGGAGACAGAAGTGGGAAAGGCAGCTTACCAAATAAAAGAGTCAGGTGGACACAAATTAGTTGATGCAGAGGTTGGTTTAAACACTCGAGAGAGTGAGAAAGTTGACAAAGAGGCAAAAAAGGAGAAGGAATTTAGGGGAAGAGGGCGAAAAATGAGGGAGCAGTGGGTCCAGAAGGATTCACAAAGGACCAAGTGGGATCGGGAGCAAGAGGAAAGAACCATAAAAGAGAGGAGGGAAATGGAGAGGAAGAACGAACATGGAGTTCTGTCCTCAGGACTATATGAGTCATGCAGGTTTGAGACATATAAAAGCAACTCAAATCTGGGTGAACAAAGAATTTCTAACAAATCAGATGCTGAATTGCCCAAGATG GATAGGGTTGAAGATTTTGATTCATTCCCATTGACCATGAGTGAGTTTGTGACTGTGGATGAAGTTGGGGATGTGACTGATTTGAATGACTTCCCTCTTCCGCCTTCTCCTGCTGCTTCAGAGAAAACCACAGAGCAAGAGAAGTCACAAACAAAAGTCCCACAGGACACTCATGAG GTCAGACCTTTGGATGTGATCGCGCAGTCTAAGGAGAAGTCTGATTATCCTATAACAGATTGTCAGCATCAGCCCATGATCATTGAAGATTCCATTACAGATTTTGGACATCAGCGTACAATTTCACCTGGGACCTCTGTCAGTGCATCATCAGATGTGATTGGCATGCTGAGTTGCAAAATTGCAAACCCATCCACAAAAACTCGGCACGAATTTTCTCCTGCCGTCCAAAAAGTAGTGCCAACTTGTCAACCAGAAACAAATGAGACAG AAAATATACTCTCCGCTGCCACAGAATGTATAATCATGATTGAGACTCTTCCAACACCACCTATTTCAAGTAAAACTGTCATTGATGACTCACTATCAGATCAACACACTATGAAGGTGAAAATAACTTCAGGAAATATTACTGCAgaagaaaggaaagacaaagcaACAGCTGTGGTTAAGAGCCCTTTAAATGAAGCGCAGACCGtaatggaaaatgtgcaaatgagaGAGGGCACATGGATGAGCTTTTCTTCTGCTGAGCCAG GGAGACACATGATGTCTGACACTCCAAAAGTCACTGAAAAGAAGAGTGAGGATAAGCCAAGAACAGAAACTCTCATGGCCACAGACAAAACTGTCCATTTTGATCCGAGCATACCAGTTG GTATGGAATTCTTGGTTCCTAAAACAGGCTTCTTCTGCAAAGCGTGTAACCGTTTTTTCAGTGGAAGTAAAGACACACAGATCACCCATTGCAAAAGCTTCAAGCACTTTGAAAACGTGCAA